One Triticum dicoccoides isolate Atlit2015 ecotype Zavitan chromosome 4B, WEW_v2.0, whole genome shotgun sequence genomic window carries:
- the LOC119295031 gene encoding mitochondrial import receptor subunit TOM6 homolog, which produces MFLGAMPRKPSKEAAYKELRLHLSIMAGCIAVIRAAPYILHYLTREPGMTELKLEL; this is translated from the coding sequence ATGTTTCTCGGCGCGATGCCCCGGAAGCCGAGCAAGGAGGCGGCGTACAAGGAGCTGCGCTTGCACCTCAGCATCATGGCGGGTTGCATCGCCGTCATCCGCGCCGCCCCCTACATCCTCCACTACCTCACCCGCGAGCCCGGCATGACGGAGCTCAAGCTCGAGCTCTAG
- the LOC119295029 gene encoding type IV inositol polyphosphate 5-phosphatase 11-like isoform X2: MGNCSSFSLPKWIFGDLHSNGMVSIEEDGTHDGIKTIRIQKACEFTTSSVLCVCIITWNMNGKMSVQDLRKLVSSTRKFDLLVVGLQEVPKCGVEQVLQEAMADTHILLCQKAMQSIQMFLFGAKSSESYIKEMKVDKHAVGGCGGVIGRKKGAVAMYVNFSGIRMVFVSCHLAAHEHKVEKRNSECRHISHSLFSKNDIHYAKSADITVWLGDLNYRLEGISSMPARKMIEENRQSLRDRDQLLQEAEKGQVFNGYCEGTLSFKPTYKYNVGSSNYDSSYKIRVPSWTDRILFKVDHSSGLDAVLSSYEALDCVSSSDHKPVKAHLCLKVRDGDS, from the exons ATGGGCAACTGCAGCAGCTTCAGTCTTCCAAAATG GATATTCGGTGATCTGCACAGCAACGGCATGGTTTCCATTGAAGAGGATGGAACTCATGACGGCATAAAGACGATCCGGATTCAGAAAGCCTGCGAGTTCACCACCAGCTCTGTGCTTTGTGTCTGCATTATCACATGGAACATGAACGGCAAG ATGTCTGTGCAGGACCTAAGAAAGCTGGTGAGCTCCACCAGGAAGTTCGACTTGCTGGTTGTTGGGCTGCAAGAAGTCCCGAAATGCGGCGTCGAGCAGGTTCTGCAAGAAGCCATGGCTGATACACACAT CCTGTTATGTCAGAAAGCCATGCAGTCTATTCAGATGTTTCTTTTTGGGGCAAAGAGTTCGGAATCGTACATCAAAG AAATGAAGGTGGACAAACACGCAGTCGGAGGCTGCGGAGGCGTAATTGGGAGAAAGAAAGGAGCTGTGGCCATGTATGTAAACTTCAGTGGGATCCGGATGGTGTTTGTGTCCTGCCATCTTGCAG CTCATGAACACAAGGTGGAGAAGAGGAACTCTGAATGCCGGCATATTTCGCACTCGCTGTTCTCCAAGAATGACATACATTATGCCAAATCTGCCGACATAACAGTGTGGCTCGGTGACTTGAATTACAGATTAGAAGGAATAAGCTCGATGCCAGCAAGGAAGATGATCGAGGAGAATCGCCAAAGT CTAAGAGACAGAGACCAGCTGCTGCAAGAAGCCGAGAAGGGTCAAGTGTTCAATGGGTACTGTGAAGGGACCTTGTCTTTTAAGCCAACATACAAATATAATGTCGGAAGTAGCAACTACGATTCAAGTTACAAG ATCAGAGTGCCATCTTGGACAGATAGGATATTGTTCAAGGTTGACCATTCTTCTGGCTTGGATGCGGTGTTAAGTTCATATGAAGCACTTGATTGTGTTAGCAGTTCTGACCACAAGCCTGTGAAAGCTCATCTTTGTCTGAAAGTACGTGATGGTGATTCATAG
- the LOC119295029 gene encoding type IV inositol polyphosphate 5-phosphatase 11-like isoform X1 — protein sequence MGNCSSFSLPKWIFGDLHSNGMVSIEEDGTHDGIKTIRIQKACEFTTSSVLCVCIITWNMNGKMSVQDLRKLVSSTRKFDLLVVGLQEVPKCGVEQVLQEAMADTHILLCQKAMQSIQMFLFGAKSSESYIKEMKVDKHAVGGCGGVIGRKKGAVAMYVNFSGIRMVFVSCHLAAHEHKVEKRNSECRHISHSLFSKNDIHYAKSADITVWLGDLNYRLEGISSMPARKMIEENRQSKLRDRDQLLQEAEKGQVFNGYCEGTLSFKPTYKYNVGSSNYDSSYKIRVPSWTDRILFKVDHSSGLDAVLSSYEALDCVSSSDHKPVKAHLCLKVRDGDS from the exons ATGGGCAACTGCAGCAGCTTCAGTCTTCCAAAATG GATATTCGGTGATCTGCACAGCAACGGCATGGTTTCCATTGAAGAGGATGGAACTCATGACGGCATAAAGACGATCCGGATTCAGAAAGCCTGCGAGTTCACCACCAGCTCTGTGCTTTGTGTCTGCATTATCACATGGAACATGAACGGCAAG ATGTCTGTGCAGGACCTAAGAAAGCTGGTGAGCTCCACCAGGAAGTTCGACTTGCTGGTTGTTGGGCTGCAAGAAGTCCCGAAATGCGGCGTCGAGCAGGTTCTGCAAGAAGCCATGGCTGATACACACAT CCTGTTATGTCAGAAAGCCATGCAGTCTATTCAGATGTTTCTTTTTGGGGCAAAGAGTTCGGAATCGTACATCAAAG AAATGAAGGTGGACAAACACGCAGTCGGAGGCTGCGGAGGCGTAATTGGGAGAAAGAAAGGAGCTGTGGCCATGTATGTAAACTTCAGTGGGATCCGGATGGTGTTTGTGTCCTGCCATCTTGCAG CTCATGAACACAAGGTGGAGAAGAGGAACTCTGAATGCCGGCATATTTCGCACTCGCTGTTCTCCAAGAATGACATACATTATGCCAAATCTGCCGACATAACAGTGTGGCTCGGTGACTTGAATTACAGATTAGAAGGAATAAGCTCGATGCCAGCAAGGAAGATGATCGAGGAGAATCGCCAAAGT AAGCTAAGAGACAGAGACCAGCTGCTGCAAGAAGCCGAGAAGGGTCAAGTGTTCAATGGGTACTGTGAAGGGACCTTGTCTTTTAAGCCAACATACAAATATAATGTCGGAAGTAGCAACTACGATTCAAGTTACAAG ATCAGAGTGCCATCTTGGACAGATAGGATATTGTTCAAGGTTGACCATTCTTCTGGCTTGGATGCGGTGTTAAGTTCATATGAAGCACTTGATTGTGTTAGCAGTTCTGACCACAAGCCTGTGAAAGCTCATCTTTGTCTGAAAGTACGTGATGGTGATTCATAG
- the LOC119295028 gene encoding uncharacterized protein LOC119295028, translated as MEIPRSLGVQDNEEEEEYDSVFYEDIEAPKFVDLTAPDAACPADDPSWFCLRVGCDQSHEHVDPEALHRSFVMRVMAARSPNVRLHKAISRRNQSSTLPKCPHSAPAKPPRTRMTRLSLATGAAEKAARDRLQGHRIRGLRDSPVRTKAARVEASSARKKALTTPRSKTVRPRQEPFLSVKHQKGPVATAAAEIKGTVVKALFMSTPKKETPAKSQAPPVAEVCSKMKKLNLACREVPSRYLSQLPTPKIAKKCEETAAVVKSAKRVQEPRNGKKKMILGCSAKCANAETDKENRSGRENINADENSCKRTARRNWGQEPKEVVQGSRVEVVEPLQPDIHGDDKENAPCGDQLAEQALNREDEEDENSKQSENSENAPQKVLKRQNKVVNAEQGGKLKKNTILRPFRLRTDERQVLKDAIPERKPTVAEKNIMPALKGENRRVMQTGRCPDGKEREKLTCGEKQRKQITYTATSRLGESKTVLSSIRPNNVRPALTKGKTVEKSQRAASSTRTAKITSGFTAPSQTGEKRKASMKTSRLQAAAA; from the exons ATGGAGATCCCCCGCAGCCTCGGCGTCCaggacaacgaggaggaggaggagtacgacAGCGTCTTCTACGAGGACATCGAGGCGCCCAAGTTCGTCGACCTCACCGCGCCCGACGCCGCCTGCCCCGCCGACGACCCCTCCTGGTTCTGCCTCCGCGTCG GCTGCGACCAGAGTCACGAGCACGTCGACCCGGAGGCGCTGCACAGGAGCTTCGTCATGCGG GTCATGGCGGCGAGGAGCCCCAACGTGAGGCTGCACAAGGCCATCAGCAGGCGAAACCAGAG CTCGACGCTGCCGAAATGCCCCCACTCGGCGCCGGCGAAGCCGCCGAGGACCCGGATGACCAGGCTGAGCCTGGCGACGGgggcggccgagaaggcggcgaGGGACAGGCTGCAGGGCCACCGGATTCGCGGCCTGAGGGATTCCCCGGTCCGGACCAAGGCGGCGAGGGTCGAAGCGTCCAGCGCGAGGAAGAAGGCTCTCACCACGCCCAGGAGCAAGACCGTGCGGCCGAGGCAGGAGCCCTTCCTCAGCGTGAAGCACCAGAAGGGGCCggtcgcgacggcggcggcggagatcaagGGGACGGTGGTGAAGGCGCTGTTTATGAGCACGCCCAAGAAGGAGACGCCGGCGAAGAGCCAGGCTCCTCCCGTGGCCGAGGTCTGCTCGAAGATGAAGAAGCTCAACCTGGCGTGCCGGGAGGTGCCTAGCAGGTACCTGTCGCAGCTGCCCACGCCGAAGATCGCCAAGAAGTGCGAGGAGACGGCGGCGGTGGTGAAGAGCGCGAAGAGAGTACAGGAGCCAAGGAATGGGAAGAAGAAGATGATCTTGGGCTGTTCGGCGAAATGCGCCAATGCTGAAACAGACAAAGAGAACCGAAGTGGCCGTGAGAACATCAACGCGGACGAGAACTCGTGTAAACGAACTGCAAGGCGCAATTGGGGGCAAGAACCCAAGGAGGTGGTGCAGGGATCACGGGTTGAGGTGGTGGAGCCATTGCAGCCCGACATTCATGGCGACGACAAGGAGAATGCGCCATGCGGTGATCAGCTCGCCGAGCAAGCCTTGAATCGGGAGGATGAAGAAGATGAAAACAGCAAGCAGTCGGAGAACAGTGAGAATGCTCCTCAAAAG GTGCTTAAAAGGCAGAACAAGGTAGTGAATGCAGAGCAGGGAGGAAAGCTCAAGAAAAATACCATCCTAAGGCCATTCAGGCTAAGGACTGAT GAAAGACAGGTGTTGAAAGATGCAATTCCAGAAAGAAAACCGACGGTCGCCGAGAAGAACATCATGCCAGCACTGAAGGGTGAAAATAGGCGAGTGATG CAAACTGGAAGATGCCCTGATGGAAAGGAAAGAGAAAAACTGACTTGTGGCGAAAAGCAG AGGAAACAAATTACATACACCGCCACGAGTCGGCTTGGTGAATCTAAAACTGTTTTGAGTAGCATCCGGCCCAACAATGTGAGGCCTGCGCTGACTAAAGGCAAAACCGTAGAGAAATCACAGAGGGCAGCGTCATCAACAAGAACAGCCAAAATAACAAG TGGTTTCACAGCACCCTCTCAAACTGGAGAAAAGAGGAAGGCCTCGATGAAAACATCCAGGCTCCAAGCAGCAGCAGCTTGA
- the LOC119295029 gene encoding type IV inositol polyphosphate 5-phosphatase 11-like isoform X3 — protein MGNCSSFSLPKCNGMVSIEEDGTHDGIKTIRIQKACEFTTSSVLCVCIITWNMNGKMSVQDLRKLVSSTRKFDLLVVGLQEVPKCGVEQVLQEAMADTHILLCQKAMQSIQMFLFGAKSSESYIKEMKVDKHAVGGCGGVIGRKKGAVAMYVNFSGIRMVFVSCHLAAHEHKVEKRNSECRHISHSLFSKNDIHYAKSADITVWLGDLNYRLEGISSMPARKMIEENRQSKLRDRDQLLQEAEKGQVFNGYCEGTLSFKPTYKYNVGSSNYDSSYKIRVPSWTDRILFKVDHSSGLDAVLSSYEALDCVSSSDHKPVKAHLCLKVRDGDS, from the exons ATGGGCAACTGCAGCAGCTTCAGTCTTCCAAAATG CAACGGCATGGTTTCCATTGAAGAGGATGGAACTCATGACGGCATAAAGACGATCCGGATTCAGAAAGCCTGCGAGTTCACCACCAGCTCTGTGCTTTGTGTCTGCATTATCACATGGAACATGAACGGCAAG ATGTCTGTGCAGGACCTAAGAAAGCTGGTGAGCTCCACCAGGAAGTTCGACTTGCTGGTTGTTGGGCTGCAAGAAGTCCCGAAATGCGGCGTCGAGCAGGTTCTGCAAGAAGCCATGGCTGATACACACAT CCTGTTATGTCAGAAAGCCATGCAGTCTATTCAGATGTTTCTTTTTGGGGCAAAGAGTTCGGAATCGTACATCAAAG AAATGAAGGTGGACAAACACGCAGTCGGAGGCTGCGGAGGCGTAATTGGGAGAAAGAAAGGAGCTGTGGCCATGTATGTAAACTTCAGTGGGATCCGGATGGTGTTTGTGTCCTGCCATCTTGCAG CTCATGAACACAAGGTGGAGAAGAGGAACTCTGAATGCCGGCATATTTCGCACTCGCTGTTCTCCAAGAATGACATACATTATGCCAAATCTGCCGACATAACAGTGTGGCTCGGTGACTTGAATTACAGATTAGAAGGAATAAGCTCGATGCCAGCAAGGAAGATGATCGAGGAGAATCGCCAAAGT AAGCTAAGAGACAGAGACCAGCTGCTGCAAGAAGCCGAGAAGGGTCAAGTGTTCAATGGGTACTGTGAAGGGACCTTGTCTTTTAAGCCAACATACAAATATAATGTCGGAAGTAGCAACTACGATTCAAGTTACAAG ATCAGAGTGCCATCTTGGACAGATAGGATATTGTTCAAGGTTGACCATTCTTCTGGCTTGGATGCGGTGTTAAGTTCATATGAAGCACTTGATTGTGTTAGCAGTTCTGACCACAAGCCTGTGAAAGCTCATCTTTGTCTGAAAGTACGTGATGGTGATTCATAG